A segment of the Candidatus Neomarinimicrobiota bacterium genome:
AAACAACGGCTCGAGCTGCTGAACACAATCTGAATGAATCGAAATCATTAAAGGACCTTTGTGAAACAACTGATGTTATTGTCTCAGTTTGCCCCCCTCACGCTGCCCAGAATGTTGCCAGTCAAGTACTTGAATATTCATTTAGAGGTATCTACGCTGATGTAAATGCCATCTCTCCAGAAAAGGCTAAATCCATTCATCACTTGATGAGTTCAAGAGATATTGATTTTGTTGATGGGGGGATCATCGGCGGTCCAGCCTGGGAGCCTGAAAGCACCTGGCTTCATTTGGCCGGGGCCAAAGCTGCTGAAGTGGCAGCCTGTTTTCAAGGAGGACCCCTGGAGACGAATGTTATGGGGACTGAGGTAGGGAAGGCTTCGGCCATCAAAATGTGCTTTGCTGGATATACCAAAGGAACCACTGCTCTATTGTGCTCAATTATGGCGACGGCAGATGAACTGGGCATTCGATCAGAATTAGAAAAACAATGGTCCAGGAATGGATCAGATTTTGCCCAGCGCACTATCAATCGAATCACTGGGGTGACATTAAAAGCGTGGAGGTTTTCAGGTGAGATGGAAGAAATT
Coding sequences within it:
- a CDS encoding NAD(P)-dependent oxidoreductase, translating into MNIGFLHPGAMGISLAASAQATGHQAFWVSAGRSDETTARAAEHNLNESKSLKDLCETTDVIVSVCPPHAAQNVASQVLEYSFRGIYADVNAISPEKAKSIHHLMSSRDIDFVDGGIIGGPAWEPESTWLHLAGAKAAEVAACFQGGPLETNVMGTEVGKASAIKMCFAGYTKGTTALLCSIMATADELGIRSELEKQWSRNGSDFAQRTINRITGVTLKAWRFSGEMEEIAATLQRAGQPSGFHLSARDIYDRIAQYKDEKVTPSIEEVLESLKNAKSI